A region from the Paenibacillus humicola genome encodes:
- the sufD gene encoding Fe-S cluster assembly protein SufD, translating to MSTQLSTPVNRQTAEALSRSKGEPDWLTELRAKGAELAEALDWPKPEKVRIDRWELTALGSYKEEPAVEAAEQLPEAVRELSGDAPAGFVVQRNSGAVWKQLSPELQAKGVIFTDLETAAREHGELVRKHLFQAVPQDENKLTALHSAVWNGGVFLYVPRNTEVDIPLQALLFSDNAEATFAPHVLIVAESNSRVTYVDNVASAYPGQAGTLVKPAVVEIFVKPGAHVRFASIHHLAESVIDATYRRAIVENDGRIEWIIGDLHEGHTLSDTKSVLKGNGSTSDAKVISVGTKSQQMSLTTGAVHIGRSSESGMVTRAVMKDEARAIINGITKIEKGATKANGEQTEKVLMLSPKARGDANPILLIDEDDVKAGHAASVGQVNPEQVYYLMSRGISKREAERLIIHGFLAPVVSEIPIEAVQEQLRQLLERKLEG from the coding sequence ATGAGCACACAACTATCGACTCCGGTGAATCGTCAAACCGCCGAGGCGCTGTCGCGCAGCAAAGGCGAGCCGGATTGGCTGACAGAGCTGCGGGCGAAGGGCGCCGAGCTGGCCGAAGCGCTGGACTGGCCGAAGCCGGAGAAAGTGCGTATCGACCGATGGGAATTGACGGCGCTCGGCAGCTACAAAGAAGAGCCGGCCGTTGAAGCGGCGGAGCAGCTGCCGGAAGCGGTGCGCGAGCTGTCTGGAGATGCGCCGGCAGGTTTTGTCGTCCAGCGCAATTCGGGTGCCGTATGGAAGCAGCTGTCGCCAGAGCTGCAGGCGAAAGGCGTCATTTTCACCGACCTGGAGACGGCGGCCCGCGAACACGGCGAGCTGGTGCGCAAGCACCTGTTCCAGGCGGTGCCGCAGGATGAGAACAAGCTGACCGCGCTGCATTCGGCGGTTTGGAACGGCGGCGTGTTCCTGTATGTGCCGCGCAACACGGAAGTGGACATCCCGCTGCAGGCGCTGCTGTTCAGCGACAATGCGGAGGCGACCTTTGCGCCGCACGTGCTGATCGTCGCCGAAAGCAACAGCCGCGTGACCTACGTCGACAACGTCGCGTCCGCGTATCCGGGACAGGCGGGGACGCTCGTCAAGCCGGCGGTCGTCGAAATTTTCGTGAAGCCGGGGGCGCACGTCCGCTTCGCTTCGATCCATCATCTGGCGGAATCGGTCATCGATGCGACCTACCGCCGCGCGATCGTGGAGAACGACGGCCGGATCGAATGGATTATCGGCGATTTGCATGAAGGGCATACGTTGTCCGACACGAAATCGGTGCTGAAAGGAAACGGCTCGACTTCGGATGCGAAGGTAATCAGCGTCGGAACGAAATCGCAGCAGATGAGCCTGACGACAGGCGCCGTCCATATCGGCCGCAGCTCGGAAAGCGGCATGGTGACGCGGGCGGTCATGAAGGACGAAGCGCGCGCGATCATCAACGGCATTACGAAAATCGAGAAAGGCGCGACGAAGGCGAACGGCGAGCAGACGGAGAAGGTGCTGATGCTCAGCCCGAAAGCGCGCGGAGACGCCAATCCGATCCTGCTGATCGACGAGGACGACGTCAAAGCGGGACACGCGGCAAGCGTCGGCCAGGTTAATCCGGAACAGGTGTATTACCTGATGTCCCGCGGCATTTCGAAGCGGGAAGCGGAGCGGCTCATCATTCACGGCTTCCTGGCGCCGGTCGTATCGGAAATTCCGATTGAAGCGGTACAGGAGCAGCTTCGTCAGCTGCTGGAAAGGAAGCTGGAAGGATGA
- the sufC gene encoding Fe-S cluster assembly ATPase SufC, with amino-acid sequence MATHFKIDGLTASIEDKEILKGINLEIKGGEIHAIMGPNGTGKSTLASALMGHPKYEVTGGSVELNGEDLLEMAVDERARAGLFLAMQYPSEITGVTNSDFLRSAINARREEGSEISLIRFIRQMESKMKELEMNPEFAHRYLNEGFSGGEKKRNEILQMLMLEPKIVVLDEIDSGLDIDALKIVAAGVNSMRSEDRGFLVITHYQRLLNYIKPDFVHVMMQGRIVKSGGPELAERLENEGYDWVKEELGIVDETVGQV; translated from the coding sequence ATGGCAACACATTTCAAAATCGACGGTCTGACGGCATCGATCGAAGATAAAGAAATTTTGAAAGGCATCAATTTGGAAATCAAGGGCGGCGAGATCCATGCGATCATGGGCCCGAACGGAACCGGCAAAAGCACGCTCGCATCGGCGCTGATGGGACACCCGAAATACGAGGTGACCGGCGGCTCGGTGGAGCTGAACGGCGAGGATTTGCTGGAGATGGCCGTCGACGAGCGCGCGCGTGCCGGTTTGTTTCTGGCCATGCAGTACCCGAGCGAAATTACGGGCGTGACGAACTCCGACTTCCTGCGGAGCGCCATTAACGCTCGCCGCGAAGAGGGCAGCGAAATTTCCTTGATCCGGTTCATCCGCCAGATGGAAAGCAAAATGAAGGAGCTCGAGATGAACCCCGAGTTCGCTCACCGCTACCTGAACGAAGGCTTCTCCGGCGGGGAGAAGAAACGCAACGAAATTTTGCAGATGCTGATGCTCGAGCCGAAAATCGTCGTGCTCGACGAAATCGACTCCGGCCTGGACATCGACGCGCTCAAGATCGTCGCGGCCGGCGTCAACAGCATGCGTTCCGAGGACCGCGGCTTCCTCGTCATCACGCACTATCAGCGTCTGCTTAACTATATTAAGCCGGACTTCGTGCATGTCATGATGCAGGGACGCATCGTCAAATCCGGCGGACCGGAGCTGGCGGAGCGTCTGGAGAACGAAGGCTACGATTGGGTTAAAGAAGAGCTTGGCATCGTGGACGAAACGGTCGGACAGGTTTAA
- a CDS encoding DUF1802 family protein translates to MSNTYSNRPAALREWAVAVKALKEGRMIVALRKGGIAEETRDFKLISKGFYLLPGYEHQKPELLKEEYRGGIAETLADWRPDSGTVTIDVYAEAEEDIEIRDQQTLNKLRDFHIWTDTFAEERLRWKRTKPLHLLLLRVYTLETPAVMPLRDSYAGCKSWVALEDPLPESPRIPVLTDERFARAAAGIKEALSR, encoded by the coding sequence ATGAGCAATACGTATAGTAACCGGCCGGCGGCGCTGCGGGAATGGGCCGTGGCGGTCAAGGCGTTGAAGGAAGGCCGGATGATCGTCGCGCTGCGCAAGGGCGGGATCGCCGAAGAAACGCGCGATTTCAAGCTGATCAGCAAAGGCTTTTATCTGCTGCCGGGATACGAGCACCAGAAGCCGGAGCTGCTGAAGGAGGAATACCGCGGCGGCATCGCCGAAACGCTGGCGGACTGGAGACCGGACAGCGGAACGGTAACGATTGACGTATATGCGGAAGCGGAAGAGGATATCGAAATCCGCGATCAGCAAACGCTGAACAAGCTCCGCGATTTCCATATTTGGACCGATACTTTCGCCGAGGAGCGGCTCCGGTGGAAGCGGACCAAGCCGCTGCATTTGCTGCTGCTTCGCGTATATACGCTGGAGACGCCAGCGGTCATGCCGCTGCGCGATTCCTATGCGGGCTGCAAATCGTGGGTCGCGCTGGAGGATCCGCTGCCGGAATCCCCGCGGATTCCGGTGCTGACGGATGAACGGTTCGCCCGTGCGGCTGCGGGGATCAAGGAGGCGCTTTCACGCTGA
- the mtnK gene encoding S-methyl-5-thioribose kinase — protein sequence MSAYHPLTEREAVQIARSLNSLFPEDAKLICREIGDGNLNLVFHITDGARSVILKQALPYAKVVGESWPLTLDRARIESEALMLEGRLAPGLVPAVYKYDGELALTVMEDLSDHVIMRRGLMEGERYPLFADHISTFLAQTLFFTSDLGMNQQRKKQLVREFINPELCKITEDLIFDDPYTDSLNNNFEAHIRDEAQALWHDGPLHLEVALLREKFLTQAQALLHGDLHTGSIFIKPDSTKVIDPEFAYFGPMGFDIGAVIANLLLNFAAREGHDKEDVARAEYRRYLLDTVRELWTKFEAKFRALWESDGIDRLASAAPGYRDDYMLRLLRDTFGYAGCKMIRRIVGLAHVADIDRIEDAAARERAQRLALSIGRSIIMRGRSAASIEELTGITESAAAAFHA from the coding sequence TTGTCTGCTTATCATCCATTAACCGAACGGGAAGCGGTGCAAATCGCCCGTTCTTTGAACAGCCTTTTTCCCGAAGACGCGAAGCTGATCTGCCGCGAAATCGGCGACGGCAATTTGAACCTTGTCTTTCATATTACGGACGGCGCGCGCAGCGTCATTCTGAAGCAGGCGCTGCCTTACGCCAAGGTCGTCGGCGAATCGTGGCCGCTGACGCTCGACCGCGCACGAATCGAGAGCGAAGCGCTTATGCTCGAAGGCAGGCTCGCTCCCGGGCTCGTCCCGGCCGTATATAAGTACGACGGCGAGCTTGCGCTGACGGTCATGGAAGATTTAAGCGATCATGTCATCATGCGCCGCGGCCTCATGGAAGGGGAGCGCTATCCGCTGTTCGCCGACCATATCTCGACCTTTCTGGCGCAGACGCTCTTTTTCACGTCCGACCTCGGCATGAATCAGCAGCGGAAAAAGCAGCTCGTGCGCGAATTCATCAATCCGGAATTATGCAAAATTACGGAAGACCTCATCTTTGACGATCCGTATACCGATTCGCTCAACAACAATTTCGAAGCGCATATCCGGGACGAAGCGCAGGCGCTTTGGCACGACGGGCCGCTCCATCTGGAGGTCGCCCTGCTGCGCGAAAAATTTTTGACGCAGGCGCAGGCGCTGCTTCACGGCGATCTGCATACGGGGAGCATCTTCATCAAGCCCGATTCGACGAAGGTCATTGATCCCGAATTCGCCTATTTCGGTCCGATGGGCTTCGATATCGGCGCGGTAATCGCCAACCTGCTGCTGAACTTTGCCGCGCGGGAAGGCCACGACAAGGAGGATGTAGCTCGCGCGGAATATCGGCGCTACCTGCTGGATACGGTCCGCGAGCTGTGGACGAAATTCGAAGCCAAATTCAGGGCGCTGTGGGAATCGGACGGCATCGACCGGCTCGCATCGGCGGCGCCGGGCTACCGGGACGATTATATGCTGCGGCTGCTGCGCGACACGTTCGGCTATGCCGGCTGCAAAATGATCCGGCGCATCGTCGGACTCGCCCACGTCGCCGATATCGACCGCATCGAAGACGCCGCCGCCAGAGAGCGGGCGCAGCGGCTCGCGCTGTCGATCGGCCGGTCGATCATCATGCGGGGCCGCAGCGCGGCTTCCATCGAGGAGCTGACCGGCATCACCGAGTCGGCCGCCGCGGCGTTCCACGCTTAA
- the mtnA gene encoding S-methyl-5-thioribose-1-phosphate isomerase, with product METKGYQGLQSVIWTHDRVELLDQRLLPDEIVYLPLTNVEDVWEAIRHLKVRGAPAIGIAAAYGVVLGSRDAEGVGPEWLQAVRDSAERLATSRPTAVNLFWALDRMKARAEELAAGGLPLEACKRALLDEAIAVQREDEETCRLIGEHALALFTDGMGVLTHCNAGGLATAKYGTALAPFYLAQERGIALRVFADETRPVLQGARLTAFELQQAGVDVTLICDNMAGMVMSKGWVQAVIVGTDRVAANGDVANKIGTYSVAVLAKAHNIPFYVACPLSTIDLNTPSGDLIPIEERSPEEITEGFGKRTAPQGIKVFNPAFDVTPHEYVTAIVTEKGIIRPPFDVHLKSLFS from the coding sequence ATGGAAACGAAAGGTTATCAAGGACTGCAGTCGGTCATTTGGACCCATGACCGGGTGGAGCTGCTGGACCAGCGGCTGCTACCCGACGAAATCGTCTATCTCCCGCTTACGAACGTGGAGGACGTCTGGGAAGCGATCCGCCATCTGAAGGTGCGCGGCGCTCCGGCGATCGGCATCGCCGCCGCATACGGCGTCGTGCTCGGCAGCCGGGATGCGGAAGGCGTCGGACCCGAATGGCTGCAGGCCGTGCGGGACAGCGCGGAACGGCTCGCCACCTCGCGTCCGACGGCCGTCAATCTGTTCTGGGCGCTTGACCGCATGAAGGCGCGGGCGGAAGAGCTGGCTGCCGGCGGTCTGCCGCTCGAGGCGTGCAAACGGGCGCTGCTGGACGAAGCCATCGCCGTTCAGCGCGAGGACGAAGAGACGTGCCGCCTCATCGGCGAGCATGCGCTGGCGCTGTTTACGGACGGCATGGGCGTCCTGACGCACTGCAATGCCGGCGGCCTGGCGACGGCGAAATACGGCACCGCGCTTGCGCCGTTTTATTTGGCCCAAGAGCGCGGCATCGCCTTGCGCGTCTTCGCCGACGAAACCCGCCCGGTGCTGCAGGGCGCGCGGCTTACCGCCTTCGAGCTGCAGCAGGCGGGCGTCGACGTGACGCTCATTTGCGATAATATGGCCGGCATGGTCATGAGCAAGGGCTGGGTTCAGGCCGTCATCGTCGGCACCGACCGCGTCGCCGCGAACGGCGACGTCGCCAACAAAATCGGCACGTACAGCGTCGCCGTGCTGGCCAAGGCGCACAACATTCCCTTTTACGTCGCGTGCCCGCTGTCGACGATCGATTTGAATACCCCGTCCGGGGATTTGATTCCGATCGAGGAACGCAGCCCCGAGGAAATTACCGAAGGCTTCGGCAAGCGGACCGCGCCGCAGGGCATCAAAGTGTTCAATCCGGCCTTCGACGTCACGCCTCACGAATATGTAACGGCGATCGTGACGGAAAAGGGAATCATTCGCCCGCCGTTCGACGTTCATCTGAAGTCGCTGTTCTCCTGA
- a CDS encoding YunC family protein yields the protein MMRMVPIQLEGGETALGIEVKLPKTTLLAVSTDKGYIMCGALDVSLLNDRLKDRGIIAGRAVGVRTLEELMEAPLESVTWKAEEMGIVKGMKGADAVRLMV from the coding sequence TTGATGCGCATGGTTCCGATTCAGTTGGAAGGGGGAGAAACCGCGCTCGGCATCGAGGTCAAGCTTCCCAAGACGACGCTGCTTGCCGTTTCGACCGATAAAGGCTACATCATGTGCGGAGCGCTCGATGTCTCCCTGCTGAACGATCGGCTGAAAGACCGGGGCATTATTGCCGGGCGCGCGGTTGGCGTCCGGACGCTCGAGGAGCTGATGGAGGCGCCGCTCGAATCCGTCACCTGGAAGGCGGAAGAGATGGGAATCGTCAAGGGCATGAAAGGCGCGGATGCGGTCCGCCTCATGGTATGA
- a CDS encoding putative bifunctional diguanylate cyclase/phosphodiesterase, whose translation MDAADTPGKRRRRKRLSVRVLWMASCCIGALPVLWDSFAPFWLGRREYGWSAAALTAAAIAAIAWLAALYARQVRSGEDDTLGSSILNSLIRYSPLALTVVDRNGTIVEATESAGQLIGFRRSELIGQSFVPYMDTGSRKQALQQFEQTLLGYPQDAVLSLRHKAGYAIDLHVIASPLKRGSRIEGAVILTNDISERKRTTERIKYMANYDDMTGLPNRKSFMQKVSEALPRGEGPMAAVFYLDVDRFKLINASFGREFGDMLLMQIAERLTRELAWLDIAARMEGDEFAILFTDVLSETDAGDKARSIMRGLEEPFELQGVPLHITVSIGIGLSVPGCDDAEALLKKADMALAKVKESGKNGYLVYSEQWDNQSLARLTLEHDLKRAFKQGEFVLMYQPQYHLMTGNIVGVEALVRWRHPERGLVPPSEFIPMAEENGMIVDLGDWVMLEACRQNKAWQDAGLPAIPVSVNLSIRQFLQQNLTKKVEDILLRTGLKAKYLDLEITETMTMDIGHAAKCLVELTMLGVNISIDDFGTGYSSFHYLKNLPIGKLKIDRSFVRDIEQDPGDAAIVAAIIAMAHNLNLQVIAEGVENEEQMRFLQLHACDEMQGFLWSPPVPEGRIAEMLQAPPAG comes from the coding sequence ATGGATGCAGCGGATACGCCGGGCAAACGGCGGCGGAGAAAGCGTTTGAGCGTACGCGTCCTGTGGATGGCCAGCTGCTGCATCGGGGCGCTGCCCGTATTGTGGGACAGTTTTGCCCCGTTTTGGCTCGGACGGAGGGAGTACGGCTGGAGCGCCGCCGCACTGACGGCCGCCGCAATCGCGGCCATCGCCTGGCTGGCGGCTTTGTACGCCAGGCAGGTCCGCAGCGGCGAGGACGATACGTTAGGTTCGTCCATTTTGAACAGCCTGATTCGGTACAGCCCGCTCGCCTTGACGGTCGTAGACCGGAACGGCACGATCGTCGAAGCGACCGAATCGGCCGGCCAGCTGATCGGCTTCCGGCGCAGCGAGCTGATCGGCCAATCGTTCGTGCCGTATATGGACACCGGCAGCCGGAAGCAAGCTCTGCAGCAGTTCGAGCAGACGCTGCTCGGCTACCCGCAGGACGCGGTCCTGTCCCTCCGGCATAAAGCGGGTTATGCCATCGATCTTCACGTGATCGCTTCTCCGTTGAAGCGCGGCTCACGCATCGAAGGAGCCGTCATTTTGACGAACGATATCAGCGAGCGCAAGAGGACGACCGAGCGAATCAAGTACATGGCCAACTACGACGATATGACGGGCCTGCCGAACCGGAAATCGTTTATGCAGAAAGTAAGCGAAGCGCTGCCTCGCGGGGAAGGCCCCATGGCGGCCGTATTTTATTTGGACGTTGACCGCTTCAAGCTGATCAACGCTTCATTCGGCCGGGAGTTCGGCGACATGCTGCTGATGCAGATTGCCGAACGGCTGACCCGGGAACTGGCGTGGCTCGACATAGCCGCTCGCATGGAAGGCGACGAGTTTGCCATTCTGTTTACGGACGTTCTGTCGGAAACGGATGCCGGCGACAAGGCGCGGAGCATTATGCGCGGGCTGGAAGAGCCCTTCGAGCTGCAGGGCGTCCCGCTGCACATTACGGTCAGCATCGGCATCGGGTTAAGCGTGCCGGGATGCGACGACGCGGAAGCGCTTCTGAAGAAGGCGGACATGGCGCTGGCCAAAGTGAAGGAAAGCGGAAAAAACGGTTATCTCGTTTATTCCGAGCAGTGGGACAATCAGTCGCTCGCGCGGCTTACGCTCGAACACGACCTGAAACGGGCGTTCAAGCAGGGCGAATTTGTCCTGATGTACCAGCCTCAATATCATCTGATGACCGGGAACATCGTCGGCGTCGAGGCGCTCGTCCGCTGGCGGCATCCCGAGCGGGGCCTCGTTCCCCCGAGCGAATTCATACCGATGGCGGAGGAAAACGGCATGATCGTCGATCTCGGCGATTGGGTGATGCTTGAGGCGTGCCGTCAAAACAAGGCGTGGCAGGACGCCGGCCTGCCGGCCATACCGGTGTCCGTCAATCTGTCCATCCGGCAGTTTCTGCAGCAAAATTTAACGAAGAAGGTGGAGGATATCCTCCTTCGGACCGGGCTGAAGGCGAAGTACCTCGATCTGGAAATAACCGAAACGATGACGATGGATATCGGACATGCGGCGAAATGTCTCGTCGAGCTGACGATGCTCGGCGTCAATATCAGCATCGACGATTTCGGAACCGGCTACAGCTCGTTCCATTACCTGAAAAATTTGCCGATCGGCAAATTGAAAATCGACCGCTCCTTCGTCCGCGACATCGAGCAGGACCCCGGTGATGCGGCGATTGTGGCGGCCATCATCGCCATGGCGCACAATTTAAACCTGCAGGTCATCGCCGAAGGCGTCGAGAACGAAGAGCAGATGCGTTTTCTGCAATTGCATGCCTGCGATGAAATGCAGGGCTTCCTCTGGAGCCCGCCGGTTCCCGAGGGGCGAATCGCGGAAATGCTGCAGGCGCCGCCCGCCGGATAA
- a CDS encoding DUF423 domain-containing protein, with the protein MFAKYGAFGAIHALLAVLLGAFAAHGLKERLSEEMLNVFETGVRYHMYHGIGMFLIALAADRLGTSASLRWAGRMMHIGIFLFSGSLYALSLSGIKPLGVITPFGGVAFIVAWALAAYSLWKAKEE; encoded by the coding sequence ATGTTTGCCAAATACGGAGCTTTCGGCGCGATTCATGCGCTTCTCGCCGTTCTGCTCGGCGCCTTCGCGGCTCACGGGCTGAAAGAGAGGCTGAGCGAGGAGATGCTGAACGTCTTCGAAACGGGCGTCCGCTATCATATGTATCACGGCATCGGGATGTTTCTGATTGCGCTGGCCGCCGACCGGCTTGGCACGAGCGCTTCGCTCCGCTGGGCGGGCAGAATGATGCACATCGGCATCTTTCTGTTCTCGGGCAGCCTGTATGCGCTGAGCTTAAGCGGGATCAAGCCGCTCGGCGTCATCACGCCGTTCGGCGGCGTGGCGTTTATCGTCGCTTGGGCGCTCGCCGCGTATTCGCTCTGGAAAGCGAAAGAGGAGTAG
- a CDS encoding AraC family transcriptional regulator: protein MDINRLSPYIRVAMDSVIEPPWHIPERVIFDYELLFVKEGHIIVTVEDEQYAGKPDDIFLFKPGQRHSIRLAEGTSRFRQPHIHFDLIYRPDSPKVKVSFKPLRHMTAEEKAMIREDWTAGLPVRLPAKIALGNPDYFEKLLFDVIAEFQMKLPFYEMNVKGMFVKLWTYLLREMYRAENPEVYSRMDELTAIKAYLEHLTDRDVTLDELSARFNISKYHLVRLFKKAFAATPIHYHQMVRIGKAKEMIQFTGLNLTKIAEQFGFGSLGAFSRTFKNIEGVPASYYRNRK, encoded by the coding sequence GTGGACATCAATCGTTTATCCCCCTACATCCGCGTGGCGATGGACAGCGTGATCGAACCGCCTTGGCATATCCCGGAACGGGTCATTTTCGATTACGAGCTGCTGTTTGTCAAGGAAGGCCATATCATCGTAACGGTGGAGGACGAGCAATACGCGGGCAAGCCGGACGACATTTTCCTATTCAAGCCGGGGCAGCGGCATTCCATCCGGCTTGCGGAAGGGACGAGCCGTTTTCGCCAGCCGCACATTCATTTCGATCTGATCTACCGGCCGGACAGCCCGAAGGTCAAGGTGAGCTTCAAGCCGCTGCGGCATATGACCGCCGAGGAGAAGGCGATGATCCGCGAGGACTGGACGGCCGGGCTGCCTGTGCGGCTGCCGGCCAAAATCGCGCTGGGCAATCCCGACTATTTCGAAAAGCTGCTTTTTGACGTCATCGCCGAATTTCAGATGAAGCTGCCGTTTTACGAAATGAACGTCAAAGGAATGTTCGTGAAGCTGTGGACTTATCTGCTGCGCGAAATGTACAGGGCGGAAAATCCGGAGGTCTACTCCCGGATGGACGAGCTGACGGCAATCAAAGCGTACCTGGAGCATCTGACGGACCGCGACGTGACGCTGGACGAGCTGTCGGCGCGCTTCAACATCAGCAAATACCATCTCGTGCGCCTGTTTAAGAAAGCGTTTGCGGCGACGCCGATTCACTATCATCAGATGGTGCGCATCGGGAAAGCGAAGGAAATGATCCAGTTCACGGGGCTCAACTTGACGAAAATTGCCGAGCAGTTCGGCTTCGGCAGCCTGGGCGCCTTCAGCCGGACGTTCAAGAACATCGAAGGCGTCCCCGCCTCGTATTACCGGAACCGGAAGTAG
- a CDS encoding glycoside hydrolase family 172 protein has translation MQGPLGSIYRLQKGVRTKRISSYDRSGGNGDCIRIGAGETAELARIEGAGIIKHIWFTISAKDPMFRRNAILRMYWDGEKSPSVESPVGDFFGQGWGEHYTYAALPLAASPAEGKALNCYFPMPFGSGARITLHNDSEHEVQSFYYYIDYEEHPRIDDSLGRFHAWWNREITEVHPEEGETEWGVVAEQGPNQSDRSNYVFADIEGGGHFVGINYFVDSPGPMWYGEGDDMWMVDGEPWPGSLHGTGTEDFFNSSWCPNELYAHPYFGYARIPGKLGWMGRTHCYRFFLEDPVYFEKSLRASIEHGHNNNLTLDLSTVAYWYQSEPHKPFPAMRPREQRANMPEIGVPDVHLWRHAWRQAMGGAPTLWGHERKKED, from the coding sequence ATGCAAGGACCGTTAGGATCGATTTACCGGCTGCAGAAAGGCGTGAGAACGAAGCGGATTTCAAGCTATGACCGGAGCGGAGGAAACGGGGACTGTATCCGGATCGGAGCGGGAGAGACGGCGGAGCTGGCGCGCATCGAAGGGGCGGGCATCATCAAACATATCTGGTTCACGATCAGCGCGAAGGATCCGATGTTCCGGCGGAACGCCATCCTCCGCATGTATTGGGACGGCGAGAAGAGCCCGAGCGTCGAATCGCCGGTCGGCGATTTTTTCGGACAAGGCTGGGGCGAGCATTATACGTATGCCGCTTTGCCGCTGGCGGCCTCGCCGGCGGAAGGAAAAGCGCTGAACTGCTATTTTCCGATGCCGTTCGGCAGCGGCGCACGCATTACGCTGCACAACGATTCGGAGCATGAGGTACAGAGCTTCTATTATTACATCGATTACGAGGAGCATCCCCGGATCGACGATTCGCTCGGCCGCTTCCATGCCTGGTGGAACCGGGAAATCACGGAGGTCCATCCCGAGGAGGGGGAGACGGAGTGGGGTGTCGTGGCGGAGCAGGGACCGAATCAATCGGACCGCAGCAATTACGTGTTCGCGGATATTGAAGGCGGAGGGCATTTTGTCGGCATCAACTATTTTGTGGACAGCCCGGGGCCGATGTGGTACGGGGAAGGCGACGACATGTGGATGGTCGACGGGGAGCCGTGGCCCGGGTCGCTGCACGGCACGGGGACAGAGGACTTCTTCAACAGCTCTTGGTGCCCGAACGAGCTTTACGCGCATCCTTATTTCGGCTACGCCCGCATTCCCGGCAAGCTTGGCTGGATGGGCCGGACGCACTGCTACCGGTTTTTCCTGGAGGACCCCGTTTATTTCGAGAAATCACTCAGAGCCAGCATCGAGCACGGCCACAACAACAACCTGACGCTCGACCTCAGCACCGTCGCGTATTGGTACCAGAGCGAGCCGCACAAGCCGTTTCCCGCCATGCGGCCGCGGGAGCAGCGCGCCAACATGCCGGAAATCGGCGTGCCCGACGTGCACTTGTGGCGGCATGCTTGGCGCCAGGCGATGGGCGGAGCTCCGACGTTATGGGGCCACGAGCGCAAAAAGGAAGACTAA